The Schizosaccharomyces pombe strain 972h- genome assembly, chromosome: I genome contains a region encoding:
- the mdm28 gene encoding putative potassium ion transporter Mdm28, with protein sequence MLRNRLFKTPHQTGFQWRLGAPATGITIRNQPIRSYSGLRGNFLIDKRLSPVKFNKYSPSDIVFYNIGSSRLYSTETPTPSKVKEAPKQVAAEETKPTTVVKKPSIWQRVKGGVLHFWDGTKLLGVEIKISSKLVYKMAVGYELTRRESRQLTRTLKDIGRLVPFSVFVVVPFAELLLPIAVKLFPNLLPSTFEDAKDKEAKKAQLRKTRNEVSNMLRSTLKSGKFTFSNETRESKEFRDFFQKVRTSGQSPSREELIEVCKYFKDDITLDNLSRAQLVAMCRYMNLNAFGTDPLLRYNIRHRMRQIRRDDRAIYIEGINSLSIPELFNACNSRGIRTQGLSPAKLKEELSVWLDMRIKHGIPSVILMLSNAFSYGYNEGTYDSRWDALQDTLASIPDELYHETVVDMPTKQVSNKERLEILREQEELIEEEAEHVAEHPDLAKKQTEENKATSKPAVSAKSPESNIPKNERK encoded by the exons ATGCTTCGGAATCGTTTGTTTAAAACCCCACATCAGACTG GCTTTCAATGGAGGTTAGGCGCTCCGGCGACGGGAATTACAATCAGGAACCAACCTATTAGAAGCTATTCAGGTCTGcgaggaaattttttgattgataAAAGACTCTCTCCTgtcaaatttaataaatatagtCCATCAGATATAGTATTCTATAATATCGGCTCTTCAAGACTTTACTCTACAGAAACTCCTACTCCTTCTAAAGTTAAGGAAGCCCCGAAACAGGTTGCTGCGGAAGAGACTAAGCCAACTACTGTGGTTAAAAAACCGTCAATATGGCAAAGGGTTAAAGGCGGTGTATTACATTTCTGGGATGGTACTAAACTTCTTGGTGTCGAGATTAAgatttcttcaaaactGGTTTATAAGATGGCTGTCGGTTACGAACTTACTCGTCGTGAAAGTCGTCAACTTACCAGAACTTTAAAGGATATTGGAAGACTTGTTCCATTCTCAGTGTTTGTTGTTGTGCCGTTTGCCGAATTATTGTTGCCCATTGCAGTCAAGCTGTTTCCCAATTTGCTTCCTAGTACATTTGAAGATGCAAAGGATAAGGAGGCTAAGAAAGCACAACTTCGAAAGACTAGAAATGAAGTATCCAACATGCTACGAAGCACCTTAAAATCGGgaaaatttactttctcCAACGAGACTCGTGAATCTAAAGAGTTCagagatttttttcaaaaggtGCGTACTAGTGGTCAATCCCCATCTAGAGAAGAATTAATTGAGGTTTGCAAATACTTTAAGGATGACATAACTCTTGATAACTTGTCGCGTGCACAATTAGTAGCTATGTGTCGCTACATGAATCTAAATGCATTCGGAACTGATCCTCTATTGCGTTATAATATCCGTCATCGAATGCGTCAAATTCGTCGTGACGATCGTGCTATTTACATTGAAGGAATCAACTCACTTTCAATTCCCGAGCTTTTCAATGCCTGTAATTCTCGTGGTATTCGGACTCAGGGCCTCTCTCCTGCTAAgttgaaagaagaattaaGTGTCTGGCTTGATATGCGTATCAAACATGGAATTCCTTCTGTTATTTTGATGCTTTCAAACGCATTCTCTTATGGATATAACGAGGGTACTTATGATTCACGCTGGGATGCACTGCAAGATACTCTTGCTTCTATCCCTGACGAGCTTTATCATGAGACTGTTGTTGATATGCCAACAAAACAAGTATCAAACAAGGAAAGGCTCGAAATTTTACGCGAGCAAGAGGAGCTTATTGAGGAAGAAGCTGAACACGTCGCGGAACATCCAGATTTGGCTAAGAAACAAACggaagaaaacaaagctACTTCCAAGCCTGCAGTCTCTGCGAAGTCACCGGAATCTAACATTCCaaagaatgaaagaaaataa
- the plo1 gene encoding Polo kinase Plo1: MASVAIKEPKTAITPKKKSKASRLCFTPPTNLHNNKKNIFYTRYDCIGEGGFARCFRVKDNYGNIYAAKVIAKRSLQNDKTKLKLFGEIKVHQSMSHPNIVGFIDCFEDSTNIYLILELCEHKSLMELLRKRKQLTEPEVRYLMMQILGALKYMHKKRVIHRDLKLGNIMLDESNNVKIGDFGLAALLMDDEERKMTICGTPNYIAPEILFNSKEGHSFEVDLWSAGVVMYALLIGKPPFQDKEVKTIYRKIKANSYSFPSNVDISAEAKDLISSLLTHDPSIRPSIDDIVDHEFFHTGYMASTLPDEILHSMPIWPSSQSKSSFQRNLDFVASASGVGFGNSAGVEKNKPYALRTDEVDNDRILPSVLSPRDRVNPVMKIGPETKPVPSKLSTALHAARKSTDGSLGSRVKVLREESQSFVPTKSAVTEQVEPIQLIRSLSANTVSRLSKVGNMKSDIWISVKKTALKIGMALEAHTHALTSEDADSEPVLFITKWVDYSNKYGLGYQLSDESVGVHFNDDTSLLFSADEEVVEYALHPKDTEIKPYIYPASKVPESIRSKLQLLKHFKSYMGQNLSKAVQDESFEKPKNSTSNTMLFMQHYLRTRQAIMFRLSNGIFQFNFLDHRKVVISSTARKIIVLDKERERVELPLQEASAFSEDLRSRLKYIRETLESWASKMEVS; encoded by the coding sequence ATGGCGAGTGTTGCAATTAAAGAGCCCAAAACTGCTATAACCCCGAAGAAGAAGTCCAAAGCCTCTCGTCTTTGCTTTACTCCGCCAACTAATCttcataataataaaaaaaatatattctACACTCGCTACGATTGCATTGGTGAAGGCGGCTTTGCGAGATGTTTTCGAGTCAAAGATAATTATGGAAATATTTACGCTGCTAAAGTTATTGCTAAAAGGTCACTACaaaatgataaaacaaAGCTGAAGCTCTTTGGAGAAATAAAGGTGCACCAATCCATGAGTCATCCAAACATCGTAGGATTTATAGATTGTTTTGAAGATTCGACGAATATTTACTTAATTTTGGAGCTTTGTGAACATAAATCTTTAATGGAACTTTTACGTAAGCGAAAACAATTAACTGAGCCAGAGGTTCGGTATTTAATGATGCAAATTTTGGGAGCTTTGAAATATATGCATAAAAAGAGAGTCATTCATAGAGATTTAAAGCTTGGAAATATTATGCTTGATGAGAGTAACAATGTAAAAATTGGTGATTTTGGGCTTGCCGCGCTTTTAATGGATGACGAAGAACGTAAAATGACTATCTGTGGTACACCGAACTACATCGCACCTGAAATTTTGTTCAATTCAAAAGAAGGACATTCATTTGAAGTTGATCTTTGGAGTGCTGGAGTAGTCATGTATGCCCTCTTGATTGGAAAGCCACCCTTCCAGGATAAAGAGGTAAAGACAATTTATAGGAAGATAAAAGCCAACTCATATAGTTTTCCTTCAAATGTCGACATATCTGCAGAAGCAAAagatttaatttcttctcTTCTGACACATGATCCAAGCATTCGTCCCAGTATTGACGATATTGTTGACCATGAATTCTTTCACACTGGCTATATGGCTTCTACACTTCCAGATGAAATTTTACATTCAATGCCTATATGGCCTTCTTCCCAATCAAAATCAAGCTTTCAGAGAAACCTGGACTTCGTTGCCTCTGCTTCCGGAGTAGGCTTTGGAAATTCAGCAGGTgtagaaaagaataaacCTTATGCACTTCGAACAGATGAAGTTGATAATGATCGAATATTACCAAGTGTTTTAAGTCCAAGGGACCGTGTCAACCCTGTTATGAAAATAGGACCGGAAACCAAACCTGTACCATCAAAGCTCTCTACAGCCCTCCATGCAGCTCGTAAATCCACTGATGGAAGTTTAGGCTCAAGAGTTAAAGTTTTGAGAGAAGAATCACAATCATTTGTTCCAACTAAGAGCGCTGTCACTGAACAAGTTGAACCTATTCAATTAATTCGGTCTTTATCTGCAAATACAGTTTCAAGACTTTCTAAGGTTGGAAATATGAAATCAGACATTTGGATCAGCGTAAAGAAGACAGCTCTTAAAATCGGGATGGCATTGGAAGCACATACACACGCTTTAACTTCAGAGGATGCTGACTCTGAGCCCgttctttttattacaaagTGGGTTGATTATTCCAACAAATATGGTTTAGGATACCAGCTATCCGATGAATCGGTTGGCGTACACTTTAATGATGATACATCCTTGCTTTTTTCAGCTGATGAGGAGGTTGTCGAGTATGCTTTACATCCTAAAGATACAGAAATTAAGCCATATATTTATCCTGCTTCCAAAGTTCCTGAATCTATAAGAAGTAAACTTCAGCTTTTAAAGCACTTTAAAAGCTATATGGGACAAAATCTTTCGAAGGCTGTGCAGGATGAGAGTTTTGAAAAACCCAAAAACTCAACTTCCAATACCATGCTTTTCATGCAGCATTATCTTCGTACGCGTCAAGCTATAATGTTTAGATTAAGTAACGGAATTTTTCAGTTCAATTTCCTGGATCATCGAAAAGTTGTTATTTCCTCTACCGCACGGAAGATCATTGTATTAGATAAAGAGCGAGAGAGAGTGGAATTGCCTTTGCAAGAAGCATCCGCATTTTCAGAAGACTTGAGATCTCGCTTAAAGTATATTCGCGAGACGTTGGAATCGTGGGCGTCGAAAATGGAAGTGAGTTAA